A section of the Humulus lupulus chromosome 2, drHumLupu1.1, whole genome shotgun sequence genome encodes:
- the LOC133815971 gene encoding tryptophan decarboxylase TDC2-like, with the protein MGSLDLTSSDDSSSNDFKPLDVEEFRKQAHQMVDFIADYYTKIESYPVLSQVQPGFIRTRLPRKAPSQSESLEAIYKDINSIIIPGMTHWLSPNFFAFFPATVSTAAFLGEMLCTGFNAVGFNWLASPAMTVLEMVVMNWLANMLQLPDTFFFSENGNGGGIIQNTTSEAILVTLIAARDKALERIGVDDMRNLVVYSSDQTHSMFAKSSKLAGIPPSNIRTIPTNLAGSFSLCPEKLRRMVEDDVAKGLVPLYLCATVGTTSTTAVDPVEILADVATDYGMWFHVDAAYGGSACICPEFRHYLNGIERVDSLSMSPHKWLLSYLDCCCLWVKRSDVLVKALSTNPEYLRNKLSESDSVVDYKDWQVGTGRRFKSIRLWLVLRCYGVENLQNHIRSDIRMAKQFEWLVGSDPRFEIVVPRRFALVCFRLNPNLQDESGDTELLNRKLLDWVNLTGMLYMTHTIVGEVYMLRFAVGATLTEESHVIAAWKLIKDGADELLNS; encoded by the coding sequence ATGGGTAGCCTTGACTTGACCTCAAGCGATGACTCTTCTTCAAACGATTTTAAACCCTTAGACGTAGAAGAATTTCGCAAACAAGCCCACCAAATGGTCGACTTCATAGCCGATTACTACACCAAAATTGAGTCCTACCCAGTTCTCAGCCAAGTACAACCTGGTTTTATCCGGACTCGGTTGCCCCGTAAGGCTCCATCACAATCTGAATCTCTCGAAGCCATTTACAAAGACATTAACAGTATCATAATCCCAGGCATGACCCACTGGCTCAGCCCTAACTTCTTTGCATTTTTCCCAGCCACCGTCAGCACCGCTGCCTTCCTCGGTGAAATGCTCTGCACTGGTTTTAACGCCGTCGGCTTCAACTGGTTGGCATCTCCTGCCATGACGGTGCTCGAAATGGTCGTCATGAACTGGCTCGCCAACATGCTCCAACTCCCAGATACCTTCTTCTTTTCCGAAAACGGAAATGGTGGCGGCATCATACAGAACACAACGAGCGAAGCGATCCTCGTGACCCTCATTGCGGCACGTGACAAAGCGCTCGAGAGAATCGGTGTCGACGACATGCGAAACCTCGTTGTCTACAGCTCCGACCAGACCCATTCGATGTTTGCAAAGTCCTCCAAGCTTGCGGGAATACCCCCCTCCAACATAAGAACAATCCCCACGAATCTAGCTGGAAGTTTCTCCCTGTGCCCGGAGAAGCTCCGGCGGATGGTAGAGGATGACGTAGCAAAAGGGTTGGTCCCTCTGTATCTGTGCGCGACGGTAGGGACGACTTCAACCACTGCAGTTGATCCCGTGGAGATTCTTGCTGACGTGGCGACGGATTACGGAATGTGGTTCCACGTGGATGCTGCGTACGGCGGGAGTGCGTGCATTTGTCCCGAGTTCAGACACTACTTGAATGGAATCGAGCGAGTTGATTCACTTAGTATGAGCCCGCATAAGTGGCTACTCAGTTACCTCGACTGTTGTTGCTTGTGGGTTAAGAGGTCTGACGTGTTGGTGAAAGCTTTGAGTACGAATCCCGAGTACTTAAGAAACAAACTCAGCGAGTCCGATTCGGTGGTGGACTACAAAGATTGGCAAGTGGGCACGGGTCGAAGGTTCAAGTCAATCCGGTTATGGCTGGTGCTGCGCTGCTACGGCGTTGAAAATCTTCAGAACCATATTAGGTCCGATATTAGGATGGCCAAACAGTTTGAATGGCTGGTAGGGTCCGACCCGAGATTCGAAATCGTAGTACCGAGACGTTTTGCGTTGGTGTGCTTCCGGTTAAACCCGAATCTGCAAGATGAGTCGGGTGATACCGAGTTGTTGAACCGAAAGCTTCTCGATTGGGTCAACTTGACGGGAATGCTTTATATGACGCACACAATAGTTGGTGAGGTATACATGTTGAGGTTTGCTGTGGGGGCCACGCTTACAGAAGAGTCCCACGTCATTGCCGCGTGGAAGCTGATCAAAGATGGTGCCGATGAACTTCTTAACTCTTAA